The Hevea brasiliensis isolate MT/VB/25A 57/8 chromosome 1, ASM3005281v1, whole genome shotgun sequence genome has a window encoding:
- the LOC110639939 gene encoding transcription factor bHLH68, producing MMAGNPSRWSLHPPSQQPSSLLSSSLSPSLFPSQYVLGSSSSLPFNFLPDNQELPQSWSQLLLGGLSGEEEDRFGLSHFQPKKLENWEDHILNNNLYGHEDEEFQPPRPTWSQVLPVSSLRSCVTTSNILDFSYNKSDVRNQHPDQSSECNSTAAGGICKKPRIQPSSSQPPLKVRKEKLGDRITALHQLVSPFGKTDTASVLLEAIGYIRFLQGQIEALSSPYLGTASSNMRNQQSVQGERNSVFPEDPGQLLNDICLKRKGGPNQQDSNDKPKDLRSRGLCLIPVSCTQHVGSDNGADYWAPAIGGGF from the exons ATGATGGCAGGAAACCCTAGCCGGTGGAGCTTGCATCCACCATCACAGCAGCCTTCTTCTTTGTTATCTTCATCTCTTTCTCCATCTCTCTTCCCTTCCCAATATGTGCTCGGATCTTCTTCTTCACTTCCTTTCAATTTTTTGCCTGATAATCAAGAACTTCCTCAGTCATGGAGCCAACTACTTTT gggggGTTTGTcaggagaagaagaagataggTTTGGTCTGAGTCACTTTCAACCCAAAAAGTTGGAAAATTGGGAAGACCATATCTTAAATAACAATTTGTACGGTCATGAAGATGAAGAATTTCAGCCGCCCAGACCTACATGGTCACAAGTCTTGCCAGTTTCCTCCCTAAGGTCTTGTGTTACAACTAGTAATATACTGGACTTCTCTTATAACAAGTCAGATGTGAGGAATCAACATCCAGATCAATCATCTGAG TGCAATAGTACGGCTGCCGGTGGAATCTGTAAGAAGCCTAGGATTCAGCCGTCTTCAAGCCAACCACCTCTAAAG GTAAGGAAGGAGAAGTTGGGTGATAGAATCACAGCCCTTCACCAGCTAGTTTCCCCATTTGGAAAG ACTGACACAGCTTCTGTCTTGTTAGAAGCTATTGGATATATCAGATTCCTTCAAGGTCAAATTGAG GCCCTTAGCTCCCCTTACTTGGGCACTGCATCTTCAAACATGAGGAACCAACAGTCT GTTCAAGGAGAAAGGAATTCTGTATTTCCTGAAGACCCAGGCCAG CTGTTGAATGACATCTGCCTGAAAAGAAAAGGAGGTCCTAACCAGCAG GATAGCAATGACAAGCCAAAGGACTTGAGGAGTAGAGGGCTGTGCTTGATTCCTGTATCTTGCACCCAGCATGTTGGAAGCGACAATGGTGCTGACTATTGGGCTCCGGCAATCGGTGGGGGGTTTTGA